From Nocardia sp. XZ_19_385, the proteins below share one genomic window:
- a CDS encoding acetyl-CoA acetyltransferase, producing the protein MRRAAIVAPVRTPSGVHGGALSALTPDGLAAAILDRVVERSGVDPRCIEDVAMAGGGVPAGLALPGFGTDRRCGSGLQAVITAAMMVQTGAADVVAAAGVESTPRPAAPDQRALVNAEVVAQRYGIGRIEADEFTAASHRKAARAWRQGIFAAEMVAVGPAADRTGGIDPLTDSAMHRILRDEGVIEEISAQTLGMLDPVLPDGVVTMANMSSHRHGAAGCLVVAEDRLEELGLRPIAYLAGWAVAGTDSAAANLGAAPAVTKLLARTGLTLDDMDLVEINEAFAVEVLALAREWDLDPQTRLNVNGSALALGHPVGATGLRIMTTMLHELARNDGRYALEAIALGPDHGIAAIFESAREAPVVEAPRGARFHGSRPSRRFGRHRA; encoded by the coding sequence ATGAGAAGAGCCGCGATTGTGGCGCCGGTCCGCACCCCGAGTGGAGTCCACGGCGGCGCGCTGTCCGCACTGACACCGGACGGACTGGCCGCCGCGATCCTGGACCGGGTCGTCGAACGATCCGGCGTCGACCCCCGGTGCATCGAAGACGTCGCGATGGCCGGCGGGGGAGTACCCGCCGGACTGGCATTGCCCGGCTTCGGCACCGACCGCCGCTGCGGCAGCGGACTGCAAGCGGTGATCACCGCGGCGATGATGGTGCAGACCGGCGCCGCCGACGTGGTGGCCGCCGCCGGCGTGGAGTCCACGCCGCGCCCGGCCGCGCCGGATCAGCGGGCGCTGGTCAATGCCGAAGTCGTGGCGCAGCGCTACGGCATCGGCCGCATCGAGGCCGACGAGTTCACCGCGGCCAGCCACCGCAAGGCCGCTCGGGCCTGGCGGCAAGGCATTTTCGCGGCCGAGATGGTCGCGGTCGGTCCGGCGGCCGATCGCACCGGCGGCATCGATCCGCTGACCGATTCCGCGATGCACCGGATCCTCCGGGACGAAGGCGTCATCGAGGAGATCTCGGCGCAGACCCTCGGCATGCTGGACCCGGTGCTGCCGGACGGCGTGGTGACCATGGCCAATATGAGCTCGCACCGGCACGGCGCCGCCGGCTGCCTGGTGGTGGCCGAGGACCGGCTGGAGGAACTGGGCCTGCGGCCGATCGCCTACCTGGCGGGCTGGGCGGTAGCTGGAACCGATTCCGCCGCAGCGAATCTCGGCGCCGCACCCGCGGTCACCAAACTGCTGGCCCGCACCGGCCTCACCCTCGACGACATGGACCTGGTCGAGATCAACGAAGCCTTCGCGGTCGAAGTGCTCGCGCTGGCCCGGGAATGGGACCTGGATCCGCAGACCCGCCTGAACGTCAACGGTTCCGCCCTCGCGCTCGGCCACCCCGTCGGCGCGACCGGCCTGCGCATCATGACGACGATGCTGCACGAACTAGCGCGCAACGACGGCCGCTACGCCCTGGAAGCCATCGCCCTCGGCCCAGACCACGGAATCGCCGCGATCTTCGAATCCGCCCGCGAAGCCCCGGTCGTCGAGGCCCCACGCGGCGCCCGCTTCCACGGCTCCCGCCCATCAAGACGTTTCGGCCGCCACCGAGCCTGA
- a CDS encoding FAD-binding and (Fe-S)-binding domain-containing protein — protein MSEDRVVEALRERVSCAVDLSPRRRAEYSSDASNYRVLPAAVVFPRGDEDVAGVLEFARGNGLSVTARGGGTSVAGNAIGEGIVLDFSRYMNQVLELDLEQRVARVQPGVVLSELQRQARGHGLRFGPDPSTQDRCTLGGMIGNNACGPRAVAWGRTSDNVRELRILDGHGVERSLGNDLAVVPGLPEFTRANLAVLRTDLGRFDRQASGYGLEHLLPERGSAVAKAFVGTEGTCGLLLDATVDLVALPEATVLTVLGYDDMASAADDVAAVMRCTPIAVEGIDSRLVDIVRAHRGTVPELPRGGGWLFVETAGDSPQGAWDAAVGLCKTASALDARIVTEPAEAAALWRIRADGAGLAGRTPDGKPAWPGWEDAAVPPEHLGAYLRDFADLTRDHDVDGLLYGHIGDGCIHVRLDLPIKDAPQRFRAFLFDAAELVVRYGGSLSGEHGDGRARSELLPIMYSRAVLDVFAEYKALFDPDHVLNPGVLVNPQPIDTDLRATALPIVAATNGFAFPHDDGDLATAVHRCVGVGKCRADTGPSGGFMCPSYLATADEKDSTRGRARVLQEVVRGALPWDSPAVAESLDLCLSCKACRSDCPAGVDLATYKSEALHRRYRRRLRPVDHYTLGWLPRWLALATRMPRTANAAANIEWLRRIGLRAAGIDPRRAVPRLADRSLRRQLRESSWAPEVLDPANRRLLRKRRWHARVIEASGSESVEQPEVLLWIDTFTNAFDPEIALTAIRLLRSLGYRVRIPQRRVCCGLTWISTGQLDAARARLRATLDELDEHVRGGGIVVGLEPSCTAVLRADLPELLPDDPRAARTAAAVRTLAEFLAAQPNWRPARKEGAEVVVQPHCHQHAVLGFDADRQLLARMGVRVREIAGCCGLAGNFGMQQGHYDVSVQVAENGLLPALREEQDATLLADGFSCRTQAEQLAGRKGVHLAQYLLDD, from the coding sequence GTGAGCGAGGATCGGGTGGTGGAGGCGTTGCGCGAGCGGGTCAGCTGCGCGGTCGATCTGTCGCCGCGGCGACGTGCGGAGTACTCGTCCGACGCCTCGAACTATCGGGTGCTGCCTGCGGCGGTCGTCTTTCCGCGCGGCGATGAAGACGTGGCGGGGGTGCTCGAATTCGCCAGGGGTAATGGGCTTTCGGTGACGGCGCGTGGGGGCGGGACCTCGGTGGCCGGCAATGCGATCGGGGAAGGGATCGTGCTGGATTTCAGCCGGTACATGAATCAGGTGCTGGAGCTGGATCTGGAACAGCGGGTGGCGCGGGTGCAACCCGGGGTGGTGCTGTCGGAGTTGCAGCGGCAGGCGCGGGGGCACGGGTTGCGATTCGGACCGGATCCGTCGACGCAGGATCGGTGCACGCTCGGGGGGATGATCGGGAACAATGCCTGCGGACCGCGGGCCGTGGCCTGGGGGCGGACCTCGGACAACGTGCGGGAACTGCGGATACTCGACGGGCACGGGGTCGAGCGGAGCCTGGGCAACGACCTGGCTGTCGTGCCAGGGCTGCCGGAATTCACCAGGGCGAACCTCGCCGTGCTGCGGACCGATCTCGGACGGTTCGACCGGCAAGCCTCCGGGTACGGGCTGGAACATCTGCTGCCGGAACGTGGTTCGGCGGTAGCGAAAGCGTTCGTCGGTACCGAGGGCACCTGTGGACTACTCCTCGATGCCACCGTCGACTTGGTTGCCCTGCCCGAGGCGACCGTACTGACAGTGCTCGGTTACGACGACATGGCCAGCGCCGCAGACGATGTCGCGGCCGTTATGCGCTGCACCCCGATCGCTGTCGAAGGAATCGATTCGCGTCTGGTCGATATCGTGCGTGCACACCGGGGGACAGTCCCGGAGCTACCGCGCGGCGGCGGGTGGCTGTTCGTGGAAACCGCGGGTGACAGTCCCCAAGGAGCGTGGGACGCCGCCGTGGGCCTGTGCAAAACCGCCAGCGCGCTCGACGCTCGTATCGTCACCGAACCTGCTGAAGCAGCGGCACTTTGGCGTATCCGAGCCGACGGCGCCGGTCTGGCCGGTCGGACACCCGACGGGAAACCGGCTTGGCCTGGCTGGGAAGACGCCGCGGTCCCGCCCGAGCACCTCGGCGCGTACCTGCGCGACTTCGCCGACCTCACCCGCGACCACGACGTCGACGGCCTGCTCTACGGCCACATCGGTGACGGCTGTATCCACGTGCGCCTGGATCTGCCGATCAAAGATGCGCCACAACGCTTCCGGGCATTTCTTTTCGATGCCGCCGAACTGGTGGTCCGCTACGGTGGCTCCCTCTCCGGCGAACACGGTGACGGCCGCGCCCGATCAGAACTCCTGCCGATCATGTACTCCCGAGCAGTCCTCGACGTATTCGCGGAGTACAAAGCACTTTTCGACCCGGATCACGTCCTCAACCCCGGTGTCCTGGTGAATCCCCAGCCGATCGACACCGACCTGCGAGCTACGGCGCTACCAATAGTCGCCGCCACCAACGGTTTCGCTTTCCCGCACGACGACGGCGACCTCGCCACCGCCGTCCACCGCTGTGTCGGCGTCGGAAAGTGCCGAGCCGACACCGGCCCCTCCGGCGGCTTCATGTGCCCGTCCTATCTCGCGACCGCCGACGAAAAGGACAGCACCCGCGGCCGGGCCCGCGTCCTCCAAGAGGTTGTCCGCGGCGCCCTCCCGTGGGACTCCCCCGCCGTCGCCGAATCCCTCGACCTTTGCTTGTCCTGCAAGGCCTGTCGCTCCGACTGCCCCGCCGGCGTTGACCTCGCCACCTACAAATCCGAAGCCCTGCACCGCCGGTACCGCCGTCGCCTCCGCCCCGTCGACCACTACACCCTCGGCTGGCTCCCCCGCTGGCTCGCCCTGGCAACCCGGATGCCGCGCACCGCCAACGCCGCGGCGAACATCGAATGGCTCCGCCGAATCGGTCTGCGCGCCGCGGGAATCGACCCCCGGCGCGCAGTCCCCCGTCTCGCAGACCGCAGCCTGCGACGCCAACTGCGCGAAAGTAGCTGGGCCCCGGAGGTCCTAGATCCCGCAAACCGCCGCCTACTGCGCAAACGCCGGTGGCACGCGCGGGTGATCGAGGCCTCCGGTTCCGAATCCGTGGAACAACCGGAAGTCCTGCTCTGGATCGACACCTTCACCAATGCTTTCGACCCCGAAATCGCACTTACGGCAATTCGATTGCTGCGATCGCTCGGCTATCGGGTCCGAATTCCACAGCGCCGGGTGTGCTGTGGACTGACGTGGATAAGTACGGGCCAGCTGGATGCGGCGCGAGCGCGGTTGCGAGCAACGTTGGACGAGCTCGACGAGCACGTGCGAGGGGGCGGGATCGTGGTCGGCTTGGAGCCGTCCTGCACCGCGGTGCTGCGGGCCGATCTACCGGAGCTGCTGCCCGACGACCCGCGTGCGGCGCGGACCGCCGCAGCCGTCCGTACCCTCGCGGAGTTTCTTGCGGCACAACCCAACTGGCGGCCCGCGCGCAAAGAGGGTGCGGAGGTGGTGGTGCAGCCGCACTGCCATCAGCACGCCGTGCTGGGCTTCGACGCCGACCGGCAACTACTGGCCAGGATGGGCGTGCGAGTGCGGGAGATCGCCGGATGCTGCGGTCTCGCAGGCAATTTCGGCATGCAGCAGGGGCACTACGACGTTTCGGTGCAGGTCGCCGAGAACGGCCTGCTGCCTGCCCTACGCGAGGAGCAGGATGCGACGCTGCTCGCCGACGGCTTCTCGTGCCGTACCCAAGCCGAGCAACTGGCGGGACGTAAGGGCGTGCACTTGGCCCAGTACCTGCTGGACGACTGA
- a CDS encoding fumarate reductase/succinate dehydrogenase flavoprotein subunit, whose translation MPELERHKYDVVVIGAGGAGLRAVIEAREQGHSVAVVCKSLFGKAHTVMAEGGCAASMGNANEKDNWQTHFKDTMRGGKFLNNWRMAELHAQEAPDRVWELETYGALFDRTKDGRISQRNFGGHTYPRLAHVGDRTGLEIIRTMQQKIVSLQQEDFAATGDYEARIKVFSECAITELLKDGDKISGAFGYWRETGGLILFETPAVVLATGGIGKSYKTTSNSWEYTGDGHALALRAGATLINMEFLQFHPTGMVWPPSVKGILVTEGVRGDGGVLKNSEGKRFMFDYIPPVFKGQYAETEEEADQWLRDNDSARRTPDLLPRDEVARAINSEVKAGRGTKNGGVFLDIASRLPAEEIRRRLPSMHHQFKELADVDITKEPMEVGPTCHYVMGGIEVDPDTGAATVPGLFAAGECSGGMHGSNRLGGNSLSDLLVFGRRAGLGAASYVEQLAARPTVTDEDVAAASEAAVAPFELPEEGGGENPYTLHSDLQEAMNDLVGIIRKEHELQQAIDRLAALRERFDSVVVEGTRPFNPGWHLALDLRNMLLVSECVAQAALLRTESRGGHTRDDFPSMDPAWRNKLLVCSIDPNDANAPVPAVRVTPADQTPMRGDLLELFDVAELEKYYRPDELPGQPATATEGEA comes from the coding sequence ATGCCAGAACTCGAGCGGCACAAATACGACGTCGTCGTGATCGGTGCCGGCGGCGCCGGTCTGCGCGCGGTGATCGAAGCCAGGGAACAAGGCCACTCCGTCGCGGTGGTGTGCAAGTCGTTGTTCGGCAAGGCACACACCGTGATGGCCGAGGGTGGCTGCGCGGCCTCGATGGGCAATGCCAACGAGAAGGACAACTGGCAGACCCATTTCAAAGACACCATGCGCGGCGGCAAGTTCCTCAACAACTGGCGCATGGCCGAACTGCACGCACAGGAGGCGCCGGACCGGGTCTGGGAACTGGAAACCTATGGGGCGCTGTTCGATCGGACCAAAGACGGCCGGATCAGCCAGCGCAACTTCGGCGGCCACACCTACCCGCGGCTGGCGCACGTCGGCGACCGCACCGGCCTCGAGATCATCCGCACCATGCAGCAGAAGATCGTGTCGCTGCAGCAGGAGGATTTCGCGGCGACCGGTGACTACGAGGCGCGGATCAAGGTCTTCTCCGAGTGCGCCATCACCGAGCTGCTCAAGGACGGCGACAAGATCTCCGGCGCCTTCGGCTACTGGCGTGAGACCGGCGGATTGATCCTTTTCGAAACGCCCGCAGTGGTTTTGGCGACCGGCGGCATCGGCAAGTCCTACAAGACCACCTCGAACTCCTGGGAATACACCGGCGACGGGCACGCGCTCGCGCTGCGCGCCGGGGCGACGCTGATCAACATGGAGTTCCTGCAGTTCCATCCCACCGGCATGGTCTGGCCGCCCAGCGTAAAGGGCATCCTGGTCACCGAGGGTGTGCGCGGTGACGGAGGGGTGCTGAAGAACTCCGAGGGCAAGCGGTTCATGTTCGACTACATTCCGCCGGTCTTCAAAGGGCAGTACGCCGAAACCGAGGAAGAAGCCGATCAGTGGTTGCGCGACAACGATTCCGCGCGCCGAACCCCCGATCTACTCCCCCGCGACGAGGTCGCGCGCGCCATCAACTCCGAGGTGAAGGCGGGGCGCGGCACCAAGAACGGCGGTGTCTTCCTCGATATCGCCTCGCGGCTGCCCGCCGAGGAGATCCGGCGCCGGCTCCCGTCCATGCATCATCAGTTCAAAGAGCTGGCGGATGTGGACATTACGAAGGAGCCGATGGAGGTCGGCCCGACCTGTCACTACGTGATGGGCGGCATCGAGGTGGATCCGGACACCGGAGCCGCCACTGTCCCAGGGCTTTTCGCGGCCGGTGAATGTTCCGGCGGCATGCACGGCTCGAACCGGCTGGGCGGCAACTCGCTGTCGGATCTGCTGGTCTTCGGCAGACGCGCCGGGCTCGGCGCCGCGAGCTACGTGGAGCAGTTGGCCGCGCGGCCCACGGTCACCGACGAGGACGTCGCGGCCGCGTCGGAAGCCGCTGTGGCGCCGTTCGAGCTGCCGGAGGAGGGTGGCGGGGAAAACCCCTACACCCTGCACTCCGATCTGCAAGAAGCGATGAACGACCTGGTCGGCATCATCCGCAAGGAACACGAACTGCAGCAGGCCATCGACCGCCTCGCGGCGCTGCGGGAGCGCTTCGACAGCGTGGTCGTCGAAGGAACGCGGCCGTTCAACCCCGGCTGGCATCTCGCGCTCGATCTGCGAAACATGCTGCTGGTCAGCGAATGTGTCGCGCAGGCAGCGCTGTTGCGCACCGAGAGTCGCGGCGGTCACACCCGCGACGACTTCCCGTCGATGGATCCGGCCTGGCGCAACAAGCTGCTGGTCTGCTCCATCGATCCGAACGACGCAAACGCCCCGGTGCCGGCCGTCCGGGTGACGCCGGCGGATCAGACGCCGATGCGGGGCGATCTGCTCGAACTGTTCGATGTGGCCGAACTCGAAAAGTACTACCGCCCGGACGAACTCCCGGGCCAACCGGCTACTGCCACGGAAGGTGAGGCCTAG
- a CDS encoding alpha/beta fold hydrolase yields the protein MSTPIARVAADYDGHRVTVSADDGVPIAVRTFGADTAPLTVVFVHGHCLRTDSWSYLRDQLLSRWTSDTRMVFYDHRGHGESGVAPPSTYTIDHLSQDLDAVLRAVASAGPVVLVGHSMGAMVCLAYARLFPEAIGTRVVGVGLIAGAANGITEVGLGRFLHRYAVNSLQTAVVRAPRVMQASKRFSRRIFEPIIREAQFGTKKVNPRMVAVATAMLNDTPLLTMSSFLGSLIAFDETASLHHLGNIPALVLAGSHDIVVPFVHSVVLASQLSSSELVRVEGAGHSVILERAEEVALQIVALVNRVCATIGEHGPEPEFAAAS from the coding sequence ATGTCCACCCCCATCGCCCGGGTGGCCGCCGATTACGACGGCCATCGTGTCACGGTATCGGCCGACGACGGTGTCCCGATCGCGGTGCGAACCTTCGGCGCCGACACCGCCCCACTCACCGTGGTTTTCGTGCACGGACACTGCCTGCGCACCGACTCCTGGTCCTACCTGCGCGATCAACTGCTGAGCCGGTGGACTTCGGACACCCGGATGGTCTTCTACGACCATCGCGGGCACGGCGAATCCGGGGTAGCTCCGCCCTCGACCTACACCATCGATCACCTCAGCCAGGATCTCGACGCGGTGCTGCGGGCGGTCGCCTCGGCCGGCCCGGTCGTCCTGGTCGGGCACTCGATGGGCGCGATGGTGTGCCTCGCCTATGCCCGCCTGTTTCCCGAGGCGATCGGCACCCGCGTGGTCGGCGTCGGCCTGATCGCCGGCGCCGCCAACGGCATCACCGAGGTGGGCCTGGGCCGTTTCCTGCACCGGTACGCGGTGAACTCGCTACAGACCGCGGTGGTGCGCGCGCCCCGGGTGATGCAGGCCTCGAAGCGGTTCTCCCGCCGGATCTTCGAGCCGATCATCCGGGAGGCGCAATTCGGCACCAAGAAGGTGAACCCGCGCATGGTCGCGGTCGCCACCGCCATGCTGAACGACACGCCGCTGCTCACCATGTCCAGCTTCCTCGGCTCGCTGATCGCCTTCGACGAGACCGCGTCACTGCACCATCTGGGGAACATCCCCGCGCTGGTGCTGGCCGGTTCGCACGACATCGTGGTGCCGTTCGTGCACTCGGTGGTGCTGGCCTCGCAGCTGAGCAGCTCGGAGCTGGTACGGGTGGAGGGCGCCGGGCACAGCGTCATCCTGGAGCGCGCCGAAGAGGTGGCGCTGCAGATCGTCGCGCTGGTCAACCGGGTGTGCGCGACGATCGGCGAGCACGGACCGGAGCCGGAGTTCGCGGCGGCCAGCTGA
- a CDS encoding succinate dehydrogenase/fumarate reductase iron-sulfur subunit encodes MGYDAKFRVWRGDDTGGALEDFTVEVNEGEVVLDIIHRLQATQAPDLAVRWNCKAGKCGSCSAEVNGKPRLLCMTRMSTFGADELITVTPMRTFPVIRDLVTDVSFNYVKAREIPSFTPPADLKPGDYRMQQVDVERSQEFRKCIECFLCQDTCHVVRDHEENKESFAGPRFLMRIAELEMHPLDVADRRDLAQEEHGLGLCNITKCCSEVCPEHIKITDNALIPMKERVVDRKYDPLVWLGNKLFRR; translated from the coding sequence ATGGGATACGACGCGAAGTTCCGCGTATGGCGCGGCGACGATACGGGCGGCGCGCTGGAGGATTTCACCGTAGAGGTGAACGAGGGCGAGGTGGTGCTCGACATCATCCATCGCCTGCAGGCCACGCAGGCGCCCGATCTGGCCGTCCGCTGGAATTGCAAAGCGGGCAAGTGTGGTTCGTGTTCGGCGGAGGTGAACGGCAAGCCGCGGCTGCTCTGCATGACGCGCATGTCGACCTTCGGCGCGGACGAATTGATCACCGTGACACCGATGCGCACCTTCCCCGTGATCCGCGATCTGGTCACCGATGTGTCTTTCAATTACGTAAAGGCAAGGGAAATCCCGTCTTTCACGCCACCGGCAGATCTCAAACCGGGCGACTACCGGATGCAGCAGGTGGACGTGGAACGCTCGCAGGAGTTCCGCAAGTGCATCGAATGCTTCCTGTGCCAGGACACCTGTCACGTGGTGCGTGATCACGAGGAGAACAAGGAGTCCTTCGCCGGCCCGCGTTTCCTCATGCGGATCGCGGAGCTGGAAATGCATCCACTGGATGTGGCGGACCGCCGCGATTTGGCGCAGGAGGAGCACGGGCTCGGGCTGTGCAATATCACCAAGTGCTGCTCCGAGGTGTGCCCGGAACATATCAAGATCACCGATAACGCGCTGATTCCGATGAAGGAGCGCGTGGTGGACCGGAAGTACGATCCGCTGGTGTGGCTGGGTAACAAGCTTTTCCGGCGCTAG
- a CDS encoding helix-turn-helix transcriptional regulator, translating to MSASMARVSATDSDTDRGSASAEGGSSTLPRRQLGRYLRDWRTQAGLTIAEASRLMEWGASTLQRMEKGQADRIRTIDIQELCRIYGIPGDLAEALKGLAQQAAVKSWWHAYGDLIPENFDVYVGLEASAHRLTSYRSELVLGQLQTADYARALNRLGYPEASEDELERRVQLRQQRQALTSRKTAPAAVDVVLHESVLRRVVGDVKVMAAQLRHLADISTKPNVTLRILPFAAGIPLGDATGPFTVLHFGTDSKGHPVEPPVVYVEGFTGDLYLERPADVERYLRAHESLQRASLDVQPSRNLLRQVAKEFVT from the coding sequence GTGTCTGCGAGTATGGCAAGAGTTTCCGCGACCGACAGCGATACCGACCGCGGGTCCGCGAGCGCGGAGGGCGGGTCGTCGACGCTGCCCCGGCGCCAGCTCGGCCGCTATCTGCGCGATTGGCGCACGCAGGCCGGGCTGACCATCGCGGAGGCGTCCCGGTTGATGGAGTGGGGCGCAAGCACGTTGCAGCGCATGGAAAAAGGTCAGGCCGACCGGATCCGGACCATCGACATCCAGGAGCTGTGCCGCATCTACGGTATCCCCGGCGATCTGGCCGAAGCCCTCAAGGGCCTGGCCCAGCAGGCGGCGGTGAAGAGCTGGTGGCATGCCTACGGTGATCTGATTCCCGAGAATTTCGATGTCTATGTGGGTTTGGAGGCGTCCGCGCACCGGCTCACCTCCTACCGATCCGAGCTCGTCCTGGGCCAGCTGCAGACCGCCGACTATGCCCGGGCGCTGAACCGGCTCGGCTATCCGGAGGCCTCCGAGGACGAACTCGAGCGGCGGGTGCAGCTGCGCCAGCAGCGTCAAGCCCTGACCTCCCGGAAAACCGCGCCCGCGGCGGTCGACGTGGTCCTGCACGAATCGGTGCTGCGCCGCGTCGTCGGTGACGTGAAAGTGATGGCGGCGCAATTGCGGCACCTCGCCGATATCAGCACCAAACCGAATGTGACGCTGCGTATTCTGCCGTTCGCGGCCGGAATTCCCCTCGGCGACGCGACGGGGCCGTTCACCGTCCTGCACTTCGGGACCGACAGCAAGGGACATCCGGTGGAACCGCCGGTGGTCTATGTGGAGGGTTTCACCGGCGATCTGTATCTGGAGCGCCCGGCCGATGTCGAGCGGTACCTGCGGGCGCACGAAAGTCTGCAGCGCGCGTCGCTGGACGTGCAACCGAGCCGAAACCTGTTGCGGCAGGTAGCGAAGGAGTTCGTGACATGA
- a CDS encoding DNA-3-methyladenine glycosylase, which translates to MREQAAVAESGLVRTVTSDRPVDLAHTIAPLRRGMGDPCHIDAADGTHWHASRMPSGPVTYRLAQSDRHSVRARAWGPGAAEFLDRLEHMLCLDEDVSAFTPDHPKLVEAHRRFPGLRMLRTGLVFEALVPAVLEQKVHTQSAFASWRSLVRRFGTPAPGPAPAGLTLPPDADTWRRIPSWTYHRANVGPQRSQTIVRAARLAESLERTAIQDPAEAARLLRTIPGIGIWTAAEIGQRAFGDADALSVGDFHLAAIVGWTLLGRPIEDDEMVDYLEPLRPHRYRAVRLLEISGFAHKPKFGPRTPLTDHSWH; encoded by the coding sequence GTGCGTGAACAGGCGGCTGTTGCCGAATCCGGCCTGGTCCGGACGGTGACCTCGGACCGCCCGGTCGATCTCGCCCACACTATTGCCCCCTTGCGCCGGGGCATGGGTGATCCTTGCCACATCGATGCCGCGGACGGCACGCACTGGCATGCCTCGCGGATGCCGTCCGGCCCGGTGACCTATCGCCTCGCCCAATCCGATCGGCATTCGGTGCGGGCCCGCGCCTGGGGTCCGGGCGCCGCCGAATTCTTGGACCGGCTCGAGCACATGCTCTGCCTCGACGAGGACGTCTCCGCTTTCACCCCGGACCACCCGAAGCTGGTCGAGGCGCACCGCCGCTTCCCCGGCCTGCGCATGCTGCGCACCGGCTTGGTCTTCGAGGCGCTCGTGCCCGCCGTCCTGGAACAGAAGGTGCATACCCAATCCGCGTTCGCCTCGTGGCGCAGCCTGGTCCGGAGATTCGGTACGCCGGCACCCGGCCCCGCCCCGGCCGGCCTCACCCTGCCCCCGGATGCCGACACCTGGCGGCGGATCCCCTCGTGGACCTACCACCGCGCTAATGTCGGCCCGCAACGCTCCCAGACCATCGTCCGCGCCGCCCGGCTCGCGGAATCATTGGAGCGCACCGCGATTCAGGACCCTGCCGAAGCCGCGCGCCTGCTGCGCACCATCCCGGGCATCGGTATCTGGACCGCCGCCGAAATCGGCCAGCGCGCCTTCGGTGACGCGGACGCCCTCTCGGTGGGCGATTTCCACCTCGCCGCGATCGTGGGCTGGACCCTGCTCGGCCGCCCGATCGAGGACGACGAGATGGTCGACTACTTGGAACCCCTTCGCCCGCACCGGTATCGGGCGGTCCGCCTGCTGGAGATCAGCGGCTTCGCGCACAAACCCAAATTCGGCCCGCGCACTCCACTCACCGATCACTCCTGGCACTAG
- a CDS encoding DUF397 domain-containing protein, which produces MKGNVDLAGANWRATGGPTGNGVEVALLADGYVALRNGNDPDSGVLIFTPAEWTAFTAGVQDGEFDRPQ; this is translated from the coding sequence ATGAAGGGGAACGTCGATTTAGCCGGCGCCAACTGGCGGGCGACCGGTGGACCGACCGGCAACGGCGTCGAGGTCGCGCTCCTGGCCGATGGATACGTGGCGCTGCGCAACGGAAATGACCCGGACAGTGGGGTTTTGATATTCACACCTGCGGAATGGACCGCATTCACCGCAGGTGTGCAGGACGGCGAGTTCGATCGGCCGCAGTGA